Proteins encoded in a region of the Stieleria neptunia genome:
- a CDS encoding c-type cytochrome domain-containing protein has translation MSIFMRFPIRLVLAACSVAILVDVSSLKAQERTAVDEEGRIVNFQRDIVPILRARCLECHNEDEAKGDFRVDDAETFLSYVEPEDAEYSTVLADYMLSDDPDMLMPPPSKGGPMSPHELSMIRVWIDEGAHWPEDVAIVEVSAEEEGEQAIAEPIAEMPKSLIDRVWAFQGFLHPATVHFPIALLLFGALFVVLGWKWPSLGQQIPLACLLLGSLMAIASTAMGWSFAIEKGYGSWTKVDMDSEVFWHRWSGVIVAVTSGVLAIIALRGLASKNSKLERTWKIGLLVVAGMVGAVGHQGGEMTYGKDFYPKAFRILLGTEGEPVEEQLAEEPAASADGEVVTATVTTASSN, from the coding sequence ATGTCCATATTCATGCGTTTCCCGATCCGCCTCGTTCTAGCTGCGTGCAGTGTGGCGATCCTTGTCGACGTCAGCTCCCTGAAGGCTCAGGAACGCACCGCGGTGGACGAGGAAGGACGGATCGTCAACTTCCAACGCGACATCGTTCCGATCTTGCGGGCGAGGTGTTTGGAGTGCCACAACGAAGACGAAGCCAAGGGCGATTTTCGCGTCGATGACGCCGAGACGTTTTTGTCGTACGTCGAACCGGAGGACGCCGAGTACAGCACGGTGCTGGCCGATTACATGCTTTCGGATGATCCCGACATGCTGATGCCGCCCCCGTCCAAGGGAGGCCCGATGTCGCCGCACGAGTTGTCGATGATTCGCGTCTGGATCGACGAAGGTGCCCACTGGCCCGAAGACGTCGCGATCGTCGAGGTGTCTGCGGAGGAGGAGGGCGAACAAGCGATCGCCGAGCCGATCGCCGAAATGCCCAAGTCGCTGATCGATCGCGTCTGGGCATTCCAAGGATTCTTGCATCCGGCCACCGTTCACTTCCCGATCGCGCTGTTGCTGTTCGGTGCCTTGTTCGTCGTGTTAGGATGGAAGTGGCCGAGCCTGGGGCAGCAGATCCCTTTGGCGTGTCTGTTGTTGGGATCGTTGATGGCGATCGCGTCAACCGCGATGGGATGGTCGTTCGCGATCGAGAAGGGCTACGGATCGTGGACCAAAGTCGACATGGACAGCGAAGTCTTCTGGCATCGTTGGAGCGGTGTGATCGTGGCGGTCACCTCGGGCGTGTTGGCGATCATCGCGCTGCGCGGTCTGGCGTCGAAAAATAGCAAGCTGGAACGTACCTGGAAGATCGGACTGTTGGTCGTCGCGGGAATGGTTGGCGCGGTTGGGCACCAGGGCGGTGAGATGACCTATGGCAAGGATTTCTATCCCAAGGCCTTCCGGATCCTGTTGGGAACCGAAGGTGAACCTGTCGAAGAACAGTTGGCGGAAGAACCCGCGGCATCGGCCGACGGTGAAGTGGTCACGGCGACGGTGACAACGGCATCGTCCAACTGA
- a CDS encoding 3'-5' exoribonuclease YhaM family protein: protein MPRTLVTELTDGQSLDQSFRLADKQIRVNRQGGKYLLLKLADRSGTIVAMMWNADDSDYEKIRRGGYVHCIGRTQVHQGALQVILTAIDDLAETEVDPSDFDQFDAGAADQALATLRDLLGNLHNVYLRGLGNAFLSDEAFVAKLRLATAAVSNHHAYPGGLLRHTVDLMEVCQFLGPRYPGVDTELLMFGAFLHDLGKIEEISASGELSYTDRGQLVGHIVIGVQMLGDTIATFEEDADEDFPNDLRLQLEHLIVSHHGQLEFGSPRLPATLEAIALHHIDNLDAKITSFTSLIESDLTNNEHWTNYHPSIGRKLWKKQ, encoded by the coding sequence GTGCCTCGTACGCTTGTCACCGAACTGACCGACGGCCAATCTCTGGACCAATCCTTCCGCTTGGCCGACAAACAAATCCGCGTCAACCGGCAGGGCGGCAAGTACCTGTTGCTAAAACTGGCCGACCGCAGCGGGACGATTGTCGCGATGATGTGGAACGCCGATGACTCGGATTATGAAAAGATCCGTCGCGGCGGCTACGTGCATTGCATCGGCCGCACACAAGTTCACCAGGGTGCGTTGCAAGTCATCTTGACCGCGATCGATGACCTGGCCGAAACCGAAGTCGATCCGAGTGATTTTGATCAGTTCGACGCCGGCGCCGCCGACCAGGCCCTGGCGACCTTGCGGGACTTGCTCGGAAACCTGCACAACGTCTACCTGCGCGGACTGGGAAACGCGTTCCTGTCCGACGAGGCTTTCGTCGCCAAACTTCGCCTGGCCACCGCCGCCGTCTCCAATCACCACGCCTACCCCGGCGGGCTGCTGCGACACACCGTGGACCTGATGGAAGTCTGCCAGTTTCTCGGACCTCGCTATCCCGGCGTGGACACCGAACTGTTGATGTTTGGCGCGTTCCTGCATGACCTGGGCAAGATCGAAGAGATCTCTGCCAGCGGCGAACTCAGTTATACCGACCGCGGCCAACTGGTCGGCCACATCGTCATCGGCGTCCAGATGCTCGGCGACACGATCGCGACCTTTGAAGAAGACGCCGACGAGGATTTCCCCAACGACCTGCGGTTGCAACTGGAACACCTGATCGTTTCCCACCACGGGCAACTTGAATTCGGCAGCCCCCGTTTGCCGGCCACGCTGGAAGCGATCGCGTTGCATCACATCGACAACCTGGACGCCAAAATCACTTCCTTTACCAGTCTGATCGAATCGGATCTGACCAACAACGAACACTGGACCAATTACCATCCCTCGATCGGACGCAAGCTATGGAAAAAGCAGTGA
- the queC gene encoding 7-cyano-7-deazaguanine synthase QueC, producing MEKAVTENRPPAVVLLSGGLDSATCLAIAREANFAIHAISFRYGQRHEYELERAAALAQQFDVASHRIVEINLSQFGGSALTDQSIVVPKSDSVEQIGAEIPVTYVPARNTVFLSLALAFAETIGSVDLFIGVNSLDYSGYPDCRPEYIAAFETMANLATQSGTSGRKLTIHTPLIHLTKGEIIQTGLGLGVDYAMTLSCYDPGPGGKPCGHCDACLLRQKGFKENNLQDPAG from the coding sequence ATGGAAAAAGCAGTGACCGAAAATCGCCCCCCCGCCGTCGTCTTGCTCTCCGGCGGACTCGATAGCGCGACCTGTCTAGCGATCGCACGCGAAGCAAACTTTGCCATCCATGCGATCAGTTTCCGCTACGGCCAACGACACGAATACGAACTCGAGCGGGCCGCCGCGTTGGCCCAACAATTCGACGTCGCATCGCACCGGATCGTCGAAATCAACCTGTCTCAATTTGGCGGTTCGGCGCTGACCGATCAATCGATCGTGGTTCCGAAATCCGATTCCGTCGAACAGATCGGCGCAGAAATCCCCGTCACCTATGTGCCGGCACGCAACACCGTGTTCCTGTCCCTGGCATTGGCCTTTGCCGAGACCATCGGCTCGGTCGATCTGTTCATCGGCGTCAACTCGCTCGACTACAGCGGCTATCCCGATTGCCGCCCGGAGTACATCGCCGCGTTTGAAACGATGGCCAACCTGGCGACCCAGAGCGGAACCAGCGGACGCAAGCTGACGATCCACACACCGCTGATCCATCTGACCAAGGGCGAAATCATTCAAACGGGACTCGGCCTGGGCGTCGACTATGCGATGACGCTGTCCTGCTATGATCCCGGCCCCGGCGGAAAACCCTGTGGCCACTGCGACGCCTGCCTGTTGCGGCAAAAAGGGTTTAAGGAAAACAACTTGCAAGACCCCGCGGGCTGA
- a CDS encoding prenyltransferase/squalene oxidase repeat-containing protein, whose amino-acid sequence MPFRQGDFTSRINPSMNSMNLCWFKNTRHIITLLCLVFGAMFGLAMSANAQVNRSPDPSSATIGELVSRDVHEIYAKGLEFLAQTQDDRGTWPAGEGVGPGTTGLAVLAFLASGEDPNFGPHRDVIRKGLRHIIAGQSAVTGYISPSMYHHGFGMLALCEAYGVVDDSDLYPPGEQESRRSLADAVELAVRAALTAQKNNRRGGWRYAPNASDADTSVSGAVVMGLLAARNAGIEVPDQSIDRAIDYFVSMTADDGSVGYTSASEGGGGESVARSSIVNLVLAIAGRKELPAYPSTLRYLVANRDAEPMWPEYARYYQAQAYFQSDVAVWKQWNDRLIQRLKRDQKPNGSFDGDLGVTNSTSMSLLALAVNYRFLPIYER is encoded by the coding sequence ATGCCTTTTCGACAGGGCGATTTCACTTCGCGGATCAATCCAAGCATGAACTCGATGAATCTGTGTTGGTTCAAGAACACTCGTCATATCATCACACTGCTCTGCTTGGTTTTCGGGGCCATGTTTGGCTTGGCGATGTCGGCCAACGCCCAGGTCAACCGGTCGCCGGATCCATCGTCGGCCACCATCGGCGAGCTGGTCTCGCGTGACGTGCATGAAATCTACGCCAAGGGGTTAGAGTTTCTGGCGCAGACCCAGGACGATCGGGGGACGTGGCCGGCCGGTGAGGGCGTCGGTCCGGGGACGACGGGACTGGCCGTGCTGGCTTTTTTGGCTTCCGGTGAAGACCCCAATTTTGGCCCGCATCGCGACGTGATTCGCAAGGGATTGCGGCACATCATCGCCGGCCAGTCCGCGGTGACCGGCTACATTTCGCCCAGCATGTATCATCACGGGTTCGGGATGTTGGCACTTTGTGAAGCCTACGGTGTGGTCGACGATTCGGATCTGTATCCACCCGGCGAGCAGGAATCCCGACGCAGTCTCGCTGACGCGGTGGAGTTGGCGGTCCGTGCGGCGTTGACGGCACAAAAGAACAATCGTCGGGGCGGGTGGCGTTACGCGCCCAACGCCAGCGACGCCGATACCTCCGTCTCGGGCGCCGTCGTGATGGGCTTGCTGGCGGCACGCAATGCGGGAATCGAGGTGCCGGATCAGTCGATTGATCGGGCGATCGATTACTTCGTCTCCATGACGGCCGACGACGGTTCGGTCGGCTACACCAGTGCCAGCGAAGGTGGTGGTGGCGAATCGGTTGCCCGCAGTAGTATCGTCAACCTGGTGCTCGCCATCGCCGGACGAAAGGAGTTGCCGGCCTATCCGTCGACGTTGCGATACCTCGTTGCCAATCGCGACGCCGAGCCGATGTGGCCCGAATACGCCCGCTATTATCAAGCCCAGGCGTACTTCCAATCCGACGTCGCGGTTTGGAAACAGTGGAACGATCGGCTGATTCAACGACTCAAACGCGACCAGAAGCCGAATGGAAGTTTTGACGGGGATCTCGGGGTGACCAACAGCACGTCGATGTCCTTGTTGGCGCTGGCCGTGAACTACCGCTTTTTGCCGATCTATGAACGATAA